From the genome of Uranotaenia lowii strain MFRU-FL chromosome 1, ASM2978415v1, whole genome shotgun sequence, one region includes:
- the LOC129740569 gene encoding fibroin heavy chain-like, translating to MRFFVLLSTCLAVASAQLGGFSSAGASSRATAGSFGGGYGSGGAYSGADASAFTGTSFGPFEGSSSGSSAGALSSASGYAGSLGYGAGAGAGAGASASANANAYANAGAGVRYIVKPEIVKKHFYYHVAPEVHAGASADAEARVEIQPQTHYKVLFIKAPSAHAEAAARAAARTRTQEKTIVYVLVKNPEAQANAGADAAVDTYASAKPQVYFIKYQGKGAGAGAHAGAHAGAHAGALAGAGGIGLGGAGALAGAGSYANAGADSGAGLLGSSYGGAGALASAGASATAGSTGYSGGNIFGASPSFVYGGASSKASATGSSFAG from the exons ATGCGCTTTTTCGTG TTACTATCAACGTGCCTCGCGGTGGCTTCCGCCCAATTAGGAGGATTTAGTTCG GCCGGTGCCTCATCCCGTGCGACGGCTGGCAGTTTTGGAGGTGGTTACGGTTCTGGTGGAGCATATTCAGGAGCAGACGCTTCAGCTTTTACAGGAACCAGCTTCGGACCTTTTGAAGGATCGAGCAGTGGATCAAGTGCGGGTGCCTTGAGCTCTGCTTCCGGATATGCTGGCAGTCTCGGATACGGCGCTGGAGCTGGTGCTGGTGCTGGTGCTAGCGCTAGCGCTAATGCCAATGCTTACGCAAACGCTGGTGCTGGAGTGCGTTACATCGTTAAGCCAGAAATTGTGAAAAAGCATTTCTACTATCACGTTGCTCCTGAAGTCCATGCTGGAGCCTCAGCTGATGCTGAAGCCCGTGTTGAAATCCAGCCACAGACTCACTACAAGGTTCTGTTCATCAAGGCTCCGAGTGCGCATGCAGAAGCCGCTGCCCGTGCTGCCGCTCGTACCCGAACCCAGGAGAAGACCATCGTCTACGTTTTGGTCAAGAATCCGGAAGCTCAAGCCAATGCTGGGGCAGATGCTGCCGTCGATACTTATGCCAGTGCCAAGCCCCAGGTCTACTTCATCAAATACCAGGGCAAGGGAGCTGGAGCTGGAGCGCATGCTGGAGCGCATGCTGGAGCTCATGCGGGTGCACTTGCCGGAGCTGGTGGAATCGGCCTTGGTGGTGCTGGTGCCCTCGCTGGAGCTGGTTCGTACGCTAATGCTGGAGCTGATTCTGGTGCTGGTTTGCTTGGTTCTAGCTATGGCGGTGCTGGTGCCCTTGCTAGTGCCGGTGCTAGTGCTACGGCTGGATCAACTGGATACTCCGGAGGAAACATTTTCGGTGCCAGCCCAAGCTTCGTCTATGGCGGTGCATCCAGTAAGGCTTCCGCAACGGGATCTTCCTTCGCCGGTTAA